Proteins from a single region of Atribacteraceae bacterium:
- a CDS encoding Na+/H+ antiporter subunit E, translating to MSIPWKSRIIVFILSLVGWCLIAPPTRWPDFLVGVGVALLVSGLTGGILLKSGRSFHINRLYHVVVYLGILLWEMARANLDVALLVLKPRLVIKPGFVRIKTTLQEDSSIALLANSITLTPGTLTVDVDQSRKLIYIHCIVVQPADLDESTSAIGKSFNTILQKFMR from the coding sequence ATGAGTATTCCCTGGAAAAGCCGAATAATCGTTTTCATTCTCTCCCTTGTCGGTTGGTGTTTGATAGCTCCCCCCACTCGCTGGCCGGACTTTCTGGTTGGAGTGGGGGTCGCCCTTCTGGTCTCCGGGTTGACCGGTGGGATACTTTTGAAATCCGGTCGCAGTTTCCACATCAATCGCTTGTACCATGTTGTTGTCTACCTGGGGATCCTTCTCTGGGAAATGGCCCGGGCCAACCTTGATGTGGCGCTGCTCGTCCTCAAACCCCGTCTCGTTATCAAGCCGGGTTTTGTTCGAATCAAGACCACATTACAGGAAGACTCCTCTATAGCCTTACTCGCCAACTCCATCACCCTCACCCCCGGCACTTTGACAGTCGATGTCGATCAATCCAGAAAACTCATCTATATCCATTGCATTGTCGTCCAACCGGCGGATCTCGATGAATCGACATCCGCCATCGGTAAAAGTTTCAATACTATTTTACAGAAGTTCATGCGATGA